In Camelina sativa cultivar DH55 chromosome 13, Cs, whole genome shotgun sequence, the genomic window CAtcgtagaacatgtacaaactgtagaatgaacaatctaaatgtttcagaaagagaaaaaatcgtagaaagtctattctaaacaatttagaccagaaatcagcaaattacaaactgatttttgacatccaaaacatttttttttacacagttgtatactaacatgagttttatgtttgtttattggttcaaactcctaaaaacttcactatttctattagtaggggcatttttgttacaattgacaatcttaaaaaaaaaaatgtagatggccaaatttttagaaaaagatcctttatttataattttcccttttcctatatatatatataacgtagtATTTGTGTTTAAGCCTtggatatatacatatttttttctttcaattttgatagcatattttttttttgttctttctgctAATTGTAGTAGAATCTAATTTGAGTTTTTATGCTTTCAACGTTCAAATGGAGCTTGAGAGGGTTGTTTCTCCACTTGTGTGTCACTCTATCTTCAAATTAATGGTACTTTAATCTATTTATTCTAaagttttcttagtttttttggtagattttatattatggTGAGTTGATCTTTATTTTACGTGACACACCTTTTGATTGGAAAAGCTTAAAAATCGAGTTCTtattaaatcatcaaaaatattaatcatgATATATAGAAGATCTGGAAGAGTTGTTGATAGAAAATGGATCCTCAAACCGACTCATCCAGctaaatgaatttttttgtacTTTCCTGAATTTGAATTGTCTattaaatcaaagaaataacCAGGCTACAGTTTATATTTTGTCAATTCTTGGATGTTATTGCAGGGAGGATTTGGGCAGGTCGCAACATATTGATGTTTGATTGTGCAAGGGAAAGAGAATTATTGCAGAGATTGAATGTCAACCATCCGAGCCAAAAGGTGCTATCGATTCTTTGGATTGTTGGTCATATGAATTAGTACAAACAACTAAACATTccaaaatgttattttcatgAGCGGAATGTTAAAACCCCGTTTTCACGGTTTAGGCTGCTCCCATGATGTAATTTTGTCtctttgattatgtttttaagtgattttgtatattattaatttgtgtgctTTGTTATTGAAGATGGAAAACTTTGCTTGATATTTTGGACTCGGAATCTAACTCATGTGTATGTGATACACATAAACattaagaatttaatttttggaatttttctatcttttatttAAGATAGAATAATAAGGGTGTGTTTATGCATGGTTTTAGTCAAGGAAAATGTTGCATCACACAAGAATcaagtacaaaaaaaatataactaaactaTACTAATTAATCTTATTataacaaatagaaaaaaaaaagaagagaaattttagattatattgacttttttcaattatgaaattagttattatatttgtaatatataatctaaccacaatatactattttgaaaatagcaaattctttatattttttttcgattttagaTTCATTCACTATCtcaaaaaatggaaatattatcagttttcaaaaatattaatttaaattatatactttatatacTATGTTGAAAATTTTGCGGATCTTGGTTCATAagtgaaaataatttatttatactattatttttaattatagttgtctttacatataataaaaacaaatatgatcattcttttttgtataaatggaattaaaaacaaatctaatattAAACTGGTATGGATCTGGATTATGAACATTAATATTCCTAAAAAAATACGTTTACAAACATAATCCCacaaatatataatgtattataaTTCTAATACCAAActaaatttttgaaatcaatcccgCACGTATATGTAGATCCGAATCTAGCTCTAATTTAAAAGTCACGCAATTCtcgtaaataaaattaaaatctgattatcttatgtaattttcttatgaaATAATCTAAAGTTAAATTGTATTGCAAGATGGAGCGTCAAAATTTAATCcggtttttaaaaattcatcaaaTGAAATCTAAGATCAATATACAAGATTTTGCttaacatgtatttttatatccACCTAACGTGGACCTATCTagtataataaaaatcataggctaaaatacaaagaaatctaaaattttggaaaatatcaCGTTTAAAAGCNaaaaaaaaaaaaaaaaaaaaaaaaaaaaaaacttttaacgCGGCAATAttgcaagaaacaatgaaagTGGCTTTGACCAAAATCAAAGGAAAATGTTTTGACCCATACTTTTCCAATTGAAACATTAGATTTCTTCAGCGTACAATAACTAATAGATAAATATAGGTTCTGTATGCACGCATAATTAAGAgataaaaatatgagaaaaactGAAGATAAAATGGATCGAGACATGATCTGTGTACACACAATTACAACACGCAGGAACTATAATACATTACATCACATTACATGACCAAACAAGCCTATACACCAGAAACACTAATTCAACTCAGGCTCTTCTTATATACATCACATTgcaacatgcatatatataatttaacaaaactaaacaaaccaaCAATCTAATTTCAATTAAGGCtcttcaattttaaaaataatcccAAAACGCAACTTAGAACAAATAACCATCGAATGAGACAGAAACTACCTGAAGATATGTCTCCAGGGAGTTTAGCTCTTCCTGCACAACCCAAACCGGGCGTCTGTCGAAGAATCATATCTCGTTTCTCCCCAATCGTTTCTACGGGGTCTACTCCCTCATAAATCTTCTGGTTACACCTGCTCTAATACAATGGGACATCAATGTTAAAACACATAGCTTTTGCTTCCATTATATTCTCATTAAAGTGTCACCTATATTGGCAATCTACTAAAGTTAACCTCATCTACGGATAAGCGGAGATACTGAGCCTCCTGAGCCCGAGGATAGTAAGGGCATTCTCACAAATGGATGGTTCAGCAGTTCAGCTGCAGTTGGCCGCTCTTCCGGGTTCACTTTCAGACATGTAACTATGAAATCCCGGGCATCTAGCGATAGAGTATCCGGTATGTCTGGAAGCGTACCCATTTCGATCCTAACATGGGCTTGAACCTGCACGTTTGCAGGTATTCTGACTTTAACTCATAAAATCccaatataacataaaaatgaCAGCTCAAAAGTCgtttagtattttttaagttttcctatatattttgttgttaataaATTAACAGTGTTACCAATTATCTTAGCATCTAGAAAATTAAAGATGCAAAAACAAAGCACTGTAATGAGACTGCATATTAAACTGAGTTTAAAGGCTTTgtatgtgtattttttatagaaatccAAAAAGTTAGtgtaaatattatctaaataattGGTGATTTTTATGGGaatttttcttatcttataaGAAGAAAGTTTGCGAATCTTGATGACTTACAGGTTGTAGATCAGAGTAAGGGATCTGTCCAGTACACATTTCCAGCACAGTGCACCCAAGGCTCCATATATCAGCTGGACTTCCATACCCCATCATTACCCTTAGGGTTAATAACCTGATCAAATTATTATGTTCAATTTAGAATCAACCATACATGCATTGCGTCAAGTATAATCAAAGTGAAAGGAATCCAACAATTcatgatatatatgtttggtaTGATGTATGATTTTTACGCAAAACTAACAGTTAGAAACACCATAAACAGAAATTAAACATAACACTTTGAAAGAAACAGTATAGCATCCGTTTGTCTATCATTGTATTCACACAATCCAAAACAGGGATCCCAAAACAATTACCTCCGGAGCCATCCAAAATAGATTTCCCTTGCAGGACTTACTATCGTTTAACTTTGACACCTAAATAACAACATGACACATGTACCAAGTCAGACAGATAAGCGATGTACCAGGTTATTACTTAAGagaaaaaactataaacatcTATTAGTGGAAAAGAACCTTCGCCAATCCAAAATCTGCAAGTTTGACGGCGCCATTAGCGTCCACCAATATATTTGCACATTTGATGTCCCTTTGTCGCATAAGATGAGAAAGTAAGCAACCCAGGATATGAGAGGCATGGAAAAGACAGAGACGCATATGACAAGAGAGTCTAACCTGTGAACAAGACCTTTATCGTGGAGATATCTCAAACCGTCAAGAATCTGTCTTGTGTACAAGGAGACTACAGAGTCCCGAAGCTGGTATCTTTCGTAGAGTTTTAGTAGGGACCCTTGGGATACAAGCTCAAGAAAGATGTACAAATTCGATCCTTCCTGCAAACAGTGAAATGACTTACTAATTACGCATGCTTAGGCAACAAAATGGTTAGGTAGCTGCAACTGAGAACAAGAAAGCCAAAACAGGACCATACCTTGGTTGAGCCACGATATCGCACAATATTCTGATGCTGAAGCTGACTAAGTAGTGCAATCTCctgtagaaaatgaaaaacgtgGCAAAGATAAGGAGGATTAGCAACCTACTTCTGGTCAATGAGATACTGTtttcaatgaaaaaaattgatattatgcAACAGATCATATAAGAAACCAGATATATCTTACCTCTTCAACTTGTTGTATGCATTCTTGTGCCTGACTTCCCTGATTAAGAAGTGAAACTTCCTTGACAGCAAAGAAGTCCCCATCTCTACAATTAGCATAAACATCCATTAGCCAAACGCATATGTTGGCTTAGCACCAAATTTGTCAACTGACTACCGTAGTATTATTAGGCCCTCATAATTAAAGTCTAGTTTCTTAAGAAAACGACCTGCAACTAAGAATCTGAGTTTAAGTTCAACAAACACAAGCAACCAGTAAGACATACTCTGAGATGGCTTCATACACAGAGCCAAATGATCCTTGTCGCATAAGTTGACCCTTCTGCCAAGAAGTATTGATAGGTCCTCCGGAGACAAAAATAGGGGAGGTATTGGATACTGTACTTGAGGAGTCACACTCGTTTGTAGTGAATGAGCATGCCTCATCAGTGGGATCCTCCAACTCGATAGAAATATCTCCCCGGACTTCCTCTTCATCACTGCCAttttcggaagaagaagaacttggccGCCTAACTGTGTCACTTTCAGGAGCCAAATGAGTAAGGAAATCCCAAGAAGATCCCGGAAGATCAAGTGGAGGTAGCTTCATCACCGGAGGAGGCTTAAGTACTGATGGTCTTACCCCCTTAATACCCCCACCAATACCACGCCTATTTTGCTACCGTACCACCATCAACAACTCTGTTATCCGCAGGAGGAAGGTTAAGTACTGGTGGTCTTACCCCATTGAGTCCACCACAACCAGCAACCGCAATATCCCTCGAATCGTAAGGGGCTAACTTAGTAATGTCCCGATTCGTTGAATTAGAAGcatcaagaacaacaccactaGGACCTGCTTCACTCAAATCCTGAGCCTGAACCTTGTTACTATCAAGGTCAAGAGACTTTAAACTGTTAATAACATCTGAAGAGGAACGCTTTTTCTTACTAGCTTCCCAAGCATCAGAAGAAATCGCAAAATCTTCATTACGAGAAACACCAATATAATTACAAATCCGATTCATTTCTACTTCATCAACTCCTCCGACTCGGAAACTACAGTACGATTCAGGAAATCCAAAGAACGAGTCGTCAACAAAGAAGCCGAAACGAAAGGATCTTCAGCTGCATCATATTTGATATTCTTCGCCGCATGAAGCCGCTCAAACCGCGGACACGGACACGGACTAGTCTGATCTCCTCTTCGTCCCGAACTTAAGCCTGAAAGAAGAGTGACTCGGGAAGAAATCTCCTGCGACGATTTCTTCATAAAGAGCTACAATTCTATCCATCAGCGAAGATGGTGAAAGGGGAATCTCTTCATTGGGAACAACAAGCTTTCGGACCGGAGTACTTCAACTCCCAATCTCGCTCGACTCGGAAGGAAGGCATCAACTCAGTAAAATCCCCAGTCTCGGAACGAGTCAACTCAGCAACGTCCCGATTCGTTGAACTAGAACCTAGAACGACACCACTAGGACCTGCTTCTCCCAAATCCACTTCCCGGAAACTGATGCGGTCGGGGAACTCCATTGAGGGCGTCACCAAGGAACAAGTCGAGTCGGTATCAGTGAAGGAACTAGAAGAAGACACTGCCTCAGAGTTGTTATGCTTCGCCGTGTCATGTGGCCGCACCGGTGACTTATCCGACGACTCCTTCATTTTGAGACTTGTACAGACTTGCGATAGAAACTTCTTCTTGGagtattaataaattaatgggtttttttttttttttttttcttcttcattttaattcgatttttctcatttcttctgtaatttcataattttgtctttttatgaAGTTATCTCTTTAATGTTACGTacatggaagaagaaaaaaattagaagaaactcaaaatagATATAAAGTTaagttgattttgtattttatgttaaaaatatgGAAGAGAATCTCCATAGAGTAGGGAcatatcaatatttataaatttattgaaaaataatccaaatttttttctggctttttatctttctttttattttcttaaacacaaaaaaattatacattcaattcaaataatttcatctAGAAAATCGTAAAAATAACATACAACTAAAACAGTCTAAACTAACGTACTATTATGACTAGAATAGCATATCTATTTTGAGTTTACGCAAATGTAACAAAGGAGTCGATAACTTTTCAAAGCGGcaatattataaagaaaaagttgGGAATTATAGACTTCAATATAAGTGGCTttgtccaaaataaaagaaaatgttgacTCATGCCTTTTTCTAATACTATTATGACTAGAATAGCATATCTCCTCAGTGTTAAGGATGAAAGACTTgcaatatttgacataaaatagTAAGGCaaattagaagaacaaaaaaaaaccatcaggACTCGAGATTTGTACAGGATTACAACACTATATAAGATAACCAACTACTATAATTATACATTACATTACATGATATGGGATACATATAGATACACTATAACTAAACAAACCTATACACccaaaaacaataattcaacTAAGGCTcttcagttttaaaaataagcccaacacacaacaaataaCCAACGAATGATACATACACTACCTGAAGATATGTCTCCAGGAAGTGTTGTAGCTCTTGCTGTGCAACCCAAACCGCAAGTGTGTCGAAGAATCATATCTCGAGTCTCCCCGATAGTTTTTCTATGGGGTCTAATCTCTCATAAATCTTCTGGTTACCCCTGCTCTCATACATTAAGATATCAATGTTAGAATATagcctttgattttttttttttatattctcatTAAATTATAACCACAAGCTTCACCTATTGAGGCAATCTACTAAAATTAGACTCATCTACGGACAAGCGGAGACCCTGATCCTGAGCCTCCTGAGCCCAAGGATGGTAAGGGCCTTCTCACAAATGGATGGTTCAGCAGTTCAGCTGCTGTTGGTCGCTCATCCGGGTTCACTTTGAGACACTTAATTATGAAATGGCGAGCGTCTTGTGATAGAGTATCAGGTATTTCTGGAAGCGTACCCCTTCCGATCCTAAACAGGGCTTGAACCTGCGCGTTTTCACAAACTCTGATTATAACTCTTACATTAATGGGAAATGaccataagaaaataaataaccGGTTAACAGTAAACTGAAGGTCGcaaggtgtaaaacaaaatcacTGTGTTGAGACTAATCTTTAAATTGAGACAAGTGTTTTTGTTCGTATATTTTCTAAGCACAAATGTTCACGTGTATTTCAGAAATAGCTACATAGTTAGTGGTTTTTGTAAAGAAATTCCCCTAAGTTATATAAAGAAAGTTTAAGAATCTTGAAGACTTACGGGTTCTAGATCGGAGTAAGGGATCTGACCAGTCAACATTTCCAACACAGTGCATCCAAGGCTCCATATATCAGCTGGACTTCCATACCCATCATTACGCTTGAGGTTAATAACCTGATCAAGTGATTATGTTTCATTTAGAAACAATTTTGCAAGCATAGCCTAAAGTACAATCAAAATGGAAGGAAGCCAGATCTATCTGTTACATATGAAGTTATAAACATCATAaacagaaataaagaaaaattaatcaaatacttCGACAGAAATATAATTGGGGGGTTTTGATGTTAAGAAGCCTGAATCGCAACGTATGCAACAACATATTTAAGCAACAGTATAACATCCAACATTGCCATCCATGTATGATATGTTTGTCTTTTACTGTACTCACACAATCAAAACAGTAGGAAGGATCCCAAAACAATTACCTCTGGAGCCATCCAAAATGGAGTTCCCTTGCAGGACTTAATGTCGTTTAACTTTGACacctaaataacaaaatgacaCAGTTAACCAACTCAGGCGAATAAGCGATGTACCAGGTTATTACTTTAAGagttaaaaactataaacatcTATTAACGGAAAAGAACCTTTGCCAATCCAAAATCTGCAAGTTTGACGGCGCCATTAGCGTCCACCAATATATTTGCACATTTGATGTCCCTTTGTCACATGAAATGAGAAAAGTAAGCAACCCAGAATATGCAGGATATTAGAGGCTTGAAAAATACATGGACAGCTATGACAAGAGAGTCTAACCTGTGAATAAAACCTTTATCGTGGAGATATTTCAAACCGTCAAGAATTTGTCTGGTGTACAAGGAGACTACAGAGTACCGTAGCTGGTATCTTTGGTAAAGTTTTAGAAGGGACCCTTGGGTTACAAGCTCAAGAAAGATGTACAAATTCGACCCGTCCTGCAAACAGCAAAATGTTATATTCTGCAAGAAAAATGCTTAGACGGCTGCGATTAAGAATATGACGCCAGAACAGGACCATACCTTGGCTGTGCCACGATATCGCACAATATTTTGATGTTGTAGCTGACTGAGAAGCGCAATCTCctgtagaaaatgaaaaatgtggCAAAGGTAAGGACGATTGGGCAACCTAATTCTGACAGATCAATGACACAATGTTACAAGGGTAGTGAAATATGCTGCGGCTCATAGACCATTTATATGAAACTTCCATACCCCCTCAAGTTGTTGTATGCACTCTTTTGCCTGACTTCCCTGATCAAGTAGTGAAACTTCCTTGACGGCAAAGAAGTCCCCATCTCTACATTTAACATAAACATCCATCAGCCAAAGGCATAATGGAAAACTCGCTTTGCACCGCAGTTGTCAACTGACTAACCAAGTATCCCTCATTCTTTTAAACTACCAGCAACTAAATATCTGATTAAGTTCAAGCAACCAGTACGACTTACCCTGAAATGCCTTCATACACAGAGCCAAATGATCCTCGTCCCAGAAGTTGACCCTTTTGCCAAGAAGTGATGATAGATCCTCCAGAGGCATAAATCGGCGAAGTATTTGATACTGTACTAGAGGTGTCACACTCGTTTGTAGTGAATGAGCATGCCTCATCGGCCGTATCTCCCAACATAGCTCCCTTTTCTTCCGTTTCCAATTCCTCTTCCCTAGCTTCCTCTTCAACACATCCattttcagaagaagaagaggtactCGGTCGCGCAACTGTT contains:
- the LOC104736886 gene encoding mitogen-activated protein kinase kinase kinase 1-like is translated as MDRIIARMKKSSGRRADKTTPVRRLERRDAARHINYDAASCSSSSAEDLSVSTSSLMTRSLEFPDRTSFRIGGGEGEMDRIYQSLGVSGPDDLAISFDAWEACKKRSSSDVLNRFKSFELDSHRIQPQDWSEAGPSGVVVASASTNSTNWDITILTRSESRDIGNFTEFVPSESSEIGILSTPVDKKVVVDGGTVENRRGIERKPTILVKSKGYLVPNDVVPVGGGGIKGVRPPVLKPPPSMKRPPIDLHGSSWDFLTQFAPAETVARPSTSSSSENGCVEEEAREEELETEEKGAMLGDTADEACSFTTNECDTSSTVSNTSPIYASGGSIITSWQKGQLLGRGSFGSVYEGISGDGDFFAVKEVSLLDQGSQAKECIQQLEGEIALLSQLQHQNIVRYRGTAKDGSNLYIFLELVTQGSLLKLYQRYQLRYSVVSLYTRQILDGLKYLHDKGFIHRDIKCANILVDANGAVKLADFGLAKVSKLNDIKSCKGTPFWMAPEVINLKRNDGYGSPADIWSLGCTVLEMLTGQIPYSDLEPVQALFRIGRGTLPEIPDTLSQDARHFIIKCLKVNPDERPTAAELLNHPFVRRPLPSLGSGGSGSGSPLVRR
- the LOC104738284 gene encoding LOW QUALITY PROTEIN: mitogen-activated protein kinase kinase kinase 9-like (The sequence of the model RefSeq protein was modified relative to this genomic sequence to represent the inferred CDS: deleted 1 base in 1 codon), with protein sequence MKLPPLDLPGSSWDFLTHLAPESDTVRRPSSSSSENGSDEEEVRGDISIELEDPTDEACSFTTNECDSSSTVSNTSPIFVSGGPINTSWQKGQLMRQGSFGSVYEAISEDGDFFAVKEVSLLNQGSQAQECIQQVEEEIALLSQLQHQNIVRYRGSTKEGSNLYIFLELVSQGSLLKLYERYQLRDSVVSLYTRQILDGLRYLHDKGLVHRDIKCANILVDANGAVKLADFGLAKVSKLNDSKSCKGNLFWMAPEVINPKGNDGYGSPADIWSLGCTVLEMCTGQIPYSDLQPVQAHVRIEMGTLPDIPDTLSLDARDFIVTCLKVNPEERPTAAELLNHPFVRMPLLSSGSGGSVSPLIRR
- the LOC104736887 gene encoding mitogen-activated protein kinase kinase kinase 9-like, which encodes MNRICNYIGVSRNEDFAISSDAWEASKKKRSSSDVINSLKSLDLDSNKVQAQDLSEAGPSGVVLDASNSTNRDITKLAPYDSRDIAVAGCGGLNGVRPPVLNLPPADNRVVDGGTVAK